GGCCATCTTCCAGCACGGCCTTGAGTGACTGGCTGGTGAGACGGGTTTGCAGGCTGTCGGTGATGGCGGCGATTTCTGAGGGCGTTGCACCCGCGGCCAGTTTCCAGCTCAGGTGATAAGTTTCCATGCGCACCGAGCCTGCGGTGTTGATGGCGGCGGCATCGCCCTGGCTGAACCAGGCGATCAGCCCGGCGCTCAACGAACTGGCGAGGGCGAGTACGGCGATCAGGATCACCGCCAGCCCGGCGCGAGCGGGCAGGGAGCTGCGCAACCAGCGCATCATCGGCTCAGGTCCGGGAAAAAGATCAGAAAACAAAGCATGCAAAGTTCCAGCGTGGGGGTTTGCCGCCGATCCCGGGCGCGCTACCTCTAAAGAGTTGGCGACAGTTCCTTGTCAGAAAAAGCGTCGGTTAAAACCCTTAACAAGCTGATAAATAAAGGCTTTTAGGGTTTTTATGCACTACCTCCTTAGAGGTAGGCAGTACAAGCATAGGCTTATGCCCCCTTGGGCTTCGTTGACATGGGTCAAGTTTTTGCGGGGTTGGCCTCACTAGTCTGCCGCCATGGCTAACTGACGGGAGAGCATTTGTGACCCAACCGCATGTACGACAAGGCTTGGTGCTGGGCATGAGCACGCTGGCCTTCACTGTGTGCTTCATGGTCTGGATGATGTTTGCCGTGCTCGGGGTGCCGATCAAGGAATTGCTCCAGCTCAACGAAACCCAGTTCGGCCTGCTGGCCGCGACCCCGGTGCTGACCGGCTCGCTGGTGCGTTTGCCGCTGGGGTTGCTGACCGACCGTTTTGGCGGGCGCAGTGTGTTCTTCCTGCTGATGCTGACCTGCGTCGCACCGCTGTACTTGATCAGCCACGCCACCGCCTATTGGCAGTTTTTGGTGCTGGGCTTGTTCGTCGGCCTGGCCGGCGGCTCGTTCTCGGTCGGGATTGCCTACGTCGCCAAATGGTTCGACAAGGAGAACCAGGGCTTTGCGATGGGCATCTTCGGCGCTGGTAACGCCGGGGCCGCGGTGACCAAGTTTCTCGCCCCGGCACTGATCGCTGCCGGCAGTTGGCAGCTGGTGCCGAAAGTCTTTAGCGCGATTCTCTTTATTACCGCGTTGCTGTTCTGGTTTCTCAGTGCCGAGAACAAGGACCACCGCAGTGCCACCGGCGCCAGTCTGCGTGAGCAACTGCGCTCGCTGAAAGACCCTGCGGTGTGGCGTTACTGCCAGTACTACTCGATTGTCTTCGGTGGCTACGTGGCCCTGGCCCTGTGGATGACCAAATACTACGTGCAGGAATACGGTTTCAGCCTGCAAAGCGCGGCGCTGCTGGCGGCCTGTTTTTCCCTGCCCGGTGGTGTGCTGCGTGCCGTCGGCGGCTGGATGTCGGATCGCTGGGGTGCGCAAAGCGTGACCTGGTGGGTGTTGTGGGTCAGCTGGATCTGCCTGTTCCTGCTCTCGTATCCCCAGACCCAACTGCAAGTGCAGACCATCAACGGCCCGGTGGATTTCCACATCGGCCTCAATCCTGCGCTGTTCACCGTGCTGCTGTTCGTCATGGGCATCGCCTTCGCGTTCGGCAAGGCCTCAGTCTTCAAATACATCGCCAATGACTACCCGAAAAACATGGGCGCGGTGTCCGGCATCGTCGGCCTCGCCGGCGGCCTGGGCGGTTTTGTGCTGCCGATCCTGTTCGGCGCCCTGGTGGACCTCACCGGCGTGCGCTCTTCCTGCTTCATGTTGATGTACGGCGTGGTCTGGGTCTCCCTCACCTGGATGTACTTCAGCGAAATACGCAAAAGCCCGGTGCTGGGTAAAGCGCCGCTGCTGACCCCGTCCCCGATTTCCAGCATTGCCCTAGGAGAAGAACATGTCCGTTCTGCAAAAGCCTGACAAAGGCCCGGTCATTCATGACTGGCGCCCCGAGGACCCCGCGTTCTGGGGAAGTAGCGGCAAACAGACCGCCACGCGCAACTTGTGGATTTCCATTCCTGCGCTGCTGTTGGCCTTTGCGGTGTGGATGGTCTGGAGCACGGTGATCGTGCGTTTGAACGCCATCGGCTTCAGCTTCACCACCGACCAACTGTTCTGGCTGGCGGCGTTGCCGGGGCTGTCCGGCGCGACCTTGCGCGTCTTCTATTCCTTTATGGTGCCGATCTTCGGTGGCCGTCGCTGGACCGCCCTGAGCACCGCGTCGCTGTTGTTGCCATCGATCTGGATGGGCTTCGCCGTGCAGGACCCGAGCACTTCGTACAGCGTGTTCGTGTTGATTGCCTTGCTCTGCGGTTTTGGTGGCGGCAACTTTGCCTCGAGCATGTCCAACATCAGCTTCTTCTATCCCAAGTCCCAGCAGGGCACGGCCCTGGGCCTCAATGCCGGCCTGGGTAATCTGGGCGTTTCGGTGATGCAGTTCTGTGTGCCGCTGGTGATTACCTTCGGTGTGTTCGGCTTCATGGGCGGCTCGCCGCAAGCACTGCCGGACGGTGGTCAGTTGTGGTTGCAGAACGCCGGTTTCATCTGGGTGCCGTTCATTGTCCTGGTGACGGTGCTGGCCTGGTTCTGCATGAATGACCTGTCCAGTGCTCGCGCTTCTTTCAGCGAACAGGCGGTGATCTTCAAACGCAAACACAACTGGCTGATGTGCTGGTTGTACCTGGCGACCTTCGGTTCATTCATCGGTTTTTCCGCTGCGTTTCCGCTGCTGATCAAAACCTCCTTTCCGGATGTCATCGCCTTGAAGTTTGCCTTCCTCGGCCCATTGGTGGGTGCGCTGGTTCGTCCATTGGGCGGCTGGCTGGCGGACAAGCTTGGCGGCGCGAAAGTGACCTTGTGGAACTTCGTGGCGATGATCGCGATGGTCTTCGGCGTGATGCACTTTTTGCCGCAGAACGGTACCGGCGGCAACTTCTACGGCTTCCTCGGCCTGTTCATGCTGCTGTTCATCACCACCGGCGTCGGCAACGGCTCCACCTTCCGCATGATCCCGGTGATCTTCCGCACCCAACATGAAAAAGCCTCGGCCGGAAAACCACCGGCAGTACGCGAACAAGCGCTCAAGGATGCCGGCAAAGAATCAGCTGCGGTCCTGGGCTTCAGTTCGGC
This genomic stretch from Pseudomonas wuhanensis harbors:
- a CDS encoding MFS transporter, which produces MTQPHVRQGLVLGMSTLAFTVCFMVWMMFAVLGVPIKELLQLNETQFGLLAATPVLTGSLVRLPLGLLTDRFGGRSVFFLLMLTCVAPLYLISHATAYWQFLVLGLFVGLAGGSFSVGIAYVAKWFDKENQGFAMGIFGAGNAGAAVTKFLAPALIAAGSWQLVPKVFSAILFITALLFWFLSAENKDHRSATGASLREQLRSLKDPAVWRYCQYYSIVFGGYVALALWMTKYYVQEYGFSLQSAALLAACFSLPGGVLRAVGGWMSDRWGAQSVTWWVLWVSWICLFLLSYPQTQLQVQTINGPVDFHIGLNPALFTVLLFVMGIAFAFGKASVFKYIANDYPKNMGAVSGIVGLAGGLGGFVLPILFGALVDLTGVRSSCFMLMYGVVWVSLTWMYFSEIRKSPVLGKAPLLTPSPISSIALGEEHVRSAKA
- a CDS encoding NarK family nitrate/nitrite MFS transporter translates to MSVLQKPDKGPVIHDWRPEDPAFWGSSGKQTATRNLWISIPALLLAFAVWMVWSTVIVRLNAIGFSFTTDQLFWLAALPGLSGATLRVFYSFMVPIFGGRRWTALSTASLLLPSIWMGFAVQDPSTSYSVFVLIALLCGFGGGNFASSMSNISFFYPKSQQGTALGLNAGLGNLGVSVMQFCVPLVITFGVFGFMGGSPQALPDGGQLWLQNAGFIWVPFIVLVTVLAWFCMNDLSSARASFSEQAVIFKRKHNWLMCWLYLATFGSFIGFSAAFPLLIKTSFPDVIALKFAFLGPLVGALVRPLGGWLADKLGGAKVTLWNFVAMIAMVFGVMHFLPQNGTGGNFYGFLGLFMLLFITTGVGNGSTFRMIPVIFRTQHEKASAGKPPAVREQALKDAGKESAAVLGFSSAMGAFGAFFIPKSFGSSMALTGGPEMAFYMFVGFYLSCIVVTWWWYARKGAATPC